One Gemmatimonadota bacterium DNA window includes the following coding sequences:
- a CDS encoding MoxR family ATPase: MTTPDHLTRTLARLRAEVGKVIVGQDTVVEELLLAILAGGHALLEGVPGLAKTLLVRTLADATGLSFRRIQFTPDLMPSDILGTEVLEEDHATGRRFFKFNQGPVFAQMVLADEINRTPPKTQAALLEAMQEGAVTYAGTTHALERPFFVLATQNPIEQTGTYPLPEAQLDRFLLYIRVGYPTLADERAVLARTTGAALPRPQAVAGAADILAAQALVREVTVSDALLDYATRLVRASRPADTDVAYVKEWVRWGAGPRAGQGIILAGKARALLHGRFAATLDDLRAVAAPVLRHRVLVNFRAEGEGVTPDDVTGALLTQVPAPKSPLG; the protein is encoded by the coding sequence ATGACCACCCCCGACCACCTCACCCGGACCCTGGCCCGCCTCCGCGCCGAAGTGGGCAAGGTCATCGTCGGCCAGGACACCGTGGTCGAGGAGCTGCTGCTCGCGATCCTGGCCGGCGGCCACGCGCTGCTCGAGGGCGTCCCCGGCCTCGCCAAGACGCTGCTGGTGCGCACCCTCGCCGACGCCACGGGGCTGAGCTTCCGTCGCATCCAGTTCACCCCCGACCTCATGCCCTCCGACATCCTGGGCACCGAGGTGCTGGAGGAGGACCACGCCACCGGGCGGCGGTTCTTCAAGTTCAACCAGGGGCCGGTGTTCGCGCAGATGGTCCTGGCCGACGAGATCAACCGCACCCCGCCCAAGACCCAGGCCGCGCTGCTCGAGGCCATGCAGGAGGGCGCCGTCACCTACGCCGGCACCACCCACGCCCTCGAGCGGCCGTTCTTCGTGCTGGCCACCCAGAACCCCATCGAGCAGACCGGCACCTATCCCCTCCCCGAGGCACAGCTCGACCGCTTCCTGCTCTACATCCGGGTGGGCTACCCCACCCTGGCCGATGAGCGCGCGGTGCTGGCCCGCACCACCGGCGCCGCCCTCCCGCGGCCGCAGGCGGTGGCCGGCGCCGCCGACATCCTCGCCGCGCAGGCGCTGGTGCGCGAGGTGACGGTGTCCGACGCGCTGCTCGACTACGCCACCCGGCTGGTGCGCGCCTCGCGCCCCGCCGACACCGACGTGGCCTACGTGAAGGAGTGGGTGCGCTGGGGCGCCGGCCCCCGCGCCGGCCAGGGAATCATCCTCGCCGGCAAGGCGCGGGCGCTGCTGCACGGCCGCTTCGCCGCCACCCTGGACGACCTCCGCGCCGTGGCCGCGCCGGTGCTGCGCCACCGGGTGCTGGTGAACTTCCGCGCCGAGGGCGAGGGCGTGACCCCCGACGACGTGACCGGCGCGCTGCTCACCCAGGTACCCGCGCCGAAGAGCCCGCTCGGGTGA
- a CDS encoding TldD/PmbA family protein, with the protein MPELNESEARALLQQALTLSRAESCEINIGGNSGGNVRYARNTVSTAGYTEDLTLVVSSSFGKKNGTATANQFDAATIERTVRAAEALARLAPDDPEYMPPLAQQPYTPVPGAYVEGTAKLTPEYRAQAAEASIVPARARGCVAAGFLQDGGGWQAMANSAGLFAYHRSTNLNFSVTMRTEDGTGSGYVERDVNDAAKFDSGASSAIAIEKAVASREAKAIEPGKYTVILEPLAAVDMVQPLLFSLNARQADEGRSPLSRQGGGTRLGEQLVDPAVSIWSDPWHADVPAAPWGGDGRAQQKTSWIDKGVVQNLFYSRYWAEKQGKPATPGPANFLMAGGSASLEELIRDTARGVLVTRFWYIRFVDPQTLLLTGLTRDGTFYVEDGKIKHAIKNFRFNESPIIMLNNVDALGRPVRMQGNLVPPMRVRDFTFTSLSDAV; encoded by the coding sequence ATGCCCGAACTCAACGAATCCGAGGCCCGCGCCCTGCTGCAGCAGGCCCTCACGCTCTCCCGCGCGGAGAGCTGCGAGATCAACATCGGCGGCAACAGCGGCGGCAACGTGCGCTACGCCCGGAACACCGTCTCCACCGCCGGCTACACCGAGGACCTGACGCTGGTGGTGAGCAGCTCCTTCGGGAAGAAGAACGGCACCGCCACCGCCAACCAGTTCGACGCCGCGACGATCGAGCGCACCGTGCGCGCCGCCGAGGCGCTGGCGCGGCTGGCGCCCGACGACCCGGAGTACATGCCGCCACTGGCGCAGCAGCCCTACACCCCGGTGCCCGGCGCCTACGTGGAGGGCACCGCGAAGCTCACCCCCGAGTACCGGGCCCAGGCGGCCGAGGCGAGCATCGTCCCGGCGCGGGCGCGGGGCTGCGTGGCGGCGGGCTTCCTGCAGGACGGCGGCGGCTGGCAGGCCATGGCCAACAGCGCCGGGCTCTTCGCCTACCACCGCTCCACCAATCTCAACTTCTCGGTGACCATGCGCACCGAGGACGGCACCGGCTCCGGCTACGTGGAGCGCGACGTCAACGACGCCGCGAAGTTCGACAGCGGCGCGTCGTCGGCCATCGCCATCGAGAAGGCCGTGGCCAGCCGCGAGGCCAAGGCCATCGAGCCCGGCAAGTACACCGTGATCCTCGAGCCCCTGGCCGCGGTGGACATGGTGCAGCCGCTGCTCTTCTCGCTCAACGCCCGCCAGGCCGACGAGGGCCGCAGCCCCCTTTCCCGGCAGGGGGGCGGCACCCGCCTCGGCGAGCAGCTGGTGGACCCGGCGGTGAGCATCTGGTCCGATCCCTGGCACGCCGACGTCCCCGCGGCGCCGTGGGGCGGCGACGGGCGCGCCCAGCAGAAGACCAGCTGGATCGACAAGGGCGTGGTGCAGAACCTCTTCTACTCCCGCTACTGGGCCGAGAAGCAGGGCAAGCCCGCCACCCCCGGCCCCGCCAACTTCCTGATGGCCGGCGGCTCCGCCTCGCTCGAAGAGCTCATCCGCGACACCGCGCGCGGCGTGCTGGTCACCCGGTTCTGGTACATCCGCTTCGTCGACCCGCAGACCCTGCTGCTCACCGGGCTCACCCGCGACGGCACGTTCTACGTGGAGGATGGCAAGATCAAGCACGCCATCAAGAACTTCCGCTTCAACGAGTCGCCCATCATCATGCTCAACAACGTGGACGCCCTGGGCCGGCCGGTGCGCATGCAGGGCAACCTGGTGCCGCCGATGCGGGTGCGGGACTTCACGTTCACCAGCCTGTCGGACGCCGTGTAG
- a CDS encoding DUF58 domain-containing protein yields MNRFVTARTLALVRDLELAARMAVDGTMLGRHTSRRAGAGLEFSQYRSYQPGDDPRRIDWKLLGRSDRYFVREAEAETSLTVRLLLDATGSMAHQEDGVSKLDYARFLAAALALLAQRQGDAVGLYVLGGGAVDPLPPRRELTHLHRLLHRLEAITPAGAWPEWPALERALAPGTARGITVLLGDLHERTDEVRAAARRLAGARHDVVCFQVLGDRERAFGYHGAVTLEDLETGARLDLDADQARATAVVRLDAALGGLRRDLEERGAALVECMLAEPFEAPLRAYLARRQRLP; encoded by the coding sequence GTGAACCGCTTCGTCACCGCGCGCACCCTGGCGCTGGTGCGCGACCTCGAGCTCGCCGCCCGCATGGCGGTGGACGGCACCATGCTCGGCCGCCACACCAGCCGCCGCGCCGGCGCCGGCCTCGAGTTCAGCCAGTACCGCAGCTACCAGCCCGGCGACGACCCCCGCCGCATCGACTGGAAGCTGCTGGGCCGCTCCGACCGCTACTTCGTGCGCGAGGCCGAGGCCGAGACCAGCCTCACCGTGCGGCTGCTGCTCGACGCCACCGGCTCCATGGCGCACCAGGAAGACGGCGTGAGCAAGCTCGACTACGCCCGCTTCCTCGCCGCCGCCCTCGCGCTCCTGGCCCAGCGCCAGGGCGATGCCGTGGGGCTCTACGTCCTGGGCGGGGGCGCCGTGGACCCGCTCCCGCCACGCCGCGAGCTCACCCACCTGCACCGCCTGCTGCACCGGCTCGAAGCCATCACCCCCGCCGGCGCCTGGCCGGAGTGGCCCGCGCTCGAGCGCGCCCTCGCCCCCGGCACCGCGCGCGGGATCACCGTGCTCCTCGGCGACCTGCACGAGCGCACCGACGAGGTCCGCGCCGCCGCCCGCCGCCTGGCCGGCGCCCGCCACGACGTGGTCTGCTTCCAGGTGCTGGGCGACCGGGAGCGCGCCTTCGGCTATCATGGCGCCGTCACCCTGGAAGACCTCGAGACCGGCGCCCGCCTGGACCTCGACGCCGACCAGGCCCGCGCCACCGCGGTGGTGCGGCTCGACGCCGCGCTCGGCGGCCTGCGCCGCGACCTCGAGGAGCGCGGCGCCGCGCTGGTCGAGTGCATGCTGGCCGAGCCGTTCGAGGCGCCGCTCCGCGCCTACCTGGCCCGCCGCCAGCGGCTGCCCTAG
- a CDS encoding DUF4159 domain-containing protein — MPRFTFTRLQYTSGNWDVDQRMPANLLHSLAEYTTIDLDPRERVVPLASTGVFDARFAYLAGHRLVEFTRAERDNFARFVRGGGFVLADDCNHDVDGLFARSFEAQMADLFGPDALRKLPNDHELYRAFFAFPDGPPTTGLELNGWGDDLVHDYLKAIVLDGRIAVLYSNKDYGCEWDYDFRNKRFLAVDNTRFGVNVVTYAMLA; from the coding sequence ATGCCCCGCTTCACCTTCACCCGGCTGCAGTACACCTCCGGTAACTGGGACGTGGACCAGCGCATGCCCGCCAACCTGCTGCACTCGCTGGCGGAGTACACCACCATCGACCTGGACCCCCGGGAGCGGGTGGTGCCGCTGGCCAGCACCGGGGTGTTCGATGCCCGCTTTGCCTACCTGGCGGGCCACCGGCTGGTGGAGTTCACCCGGGCGGAGCGGGACAACTTCGCCCGCTTTGTCCGCGGCGGCGGCTTCGTGCTGGCCGACGACTGCAACCACGACGTGGACGGGCTCTTCGCCCGCTCGTTCGAGGCCCAGATGGCCGACCTCTTCGGGCCCGACGCGCTGCGGAAGCTCCCCAACGACCACGAGCTCTACCGCGCCTTCTTCGCGTTCCCCGACGGGCCGCCCACCACCGGCCTCGAGCTCAACGGCTGGGGCGACGACCTGGTGCACGACTACCTCAAGGCCATCGTCCTCGACGGCCGCATCGCCGTGCTCTACAGCAACAAGGACTACGGCTGCGAGTGGGACTACGACTTCCGCAACAAGCGCTTCCTCGCGGTGGACAACACCCGCTTCGGCGTGAATGTCGTGACGTACGCGATGCTGGCGTAG